DNA sequence from the Acipenser ruthenus chromosome 20, fAciRut3.2 maternal haplotype, whole genome shotgun sequence genome:
GGTGTGATTCCTGCAGACTAGTtgttttatctctctctctctctctctctctctctctctctctctctctctctctctctctctctctctctctctctctctcttttcagtGTGATTCCAACAGCATAGCAAACAGAAAACATTAACATAGTCATATTATTTACGTCTGAATAAAGGGTTTTACAGGAAAGCATGCAGAGGGAGCAATGGAAAGATCAAGGGCAGATCAATTATAACGAGCAAGAAACATTGGATGCCCTTATCTGCATTACAGCTTCAAGTCTTTATGGTGTTAATtcccttacaaaaacacaggtccAATAAAATAGACCTTATAAATTAGGGGATCATTCAATATCAAATTTTAAAAGCATTGGCCAGCATGCATTCAATTATACTGACTTAAATACAAGCTATGGAGAGCTTCTGAGATAATGTTGACTGCACTGAATTGACAGTGAATAACAATTGTGACCATTCAGTACCAGCTCATTAGTGTTATTCAATAGACCATAATCCAATTATTGTCTTGTTATTGGGTCAAAATGTCATATCTGTTTAAATGTGTGATTATCAATGTAAAGTATAATGGCTCATGTACAGTAAATGAACATCACAAGCCCAGCCATAATCCAGTTTCACTTCAGCATTGATGGAAATatcttatttattaattaaaatataatcaTAACATACCCCTTGGCAAGACTATAAATAATTCCCATTACTGGTgacagtatcatgaaaaagtacatATGTTGGTCACAGTGCTGTAACAGAATCTCATCATAATCGCACAAACAGTTGCCAAGATATTGTCTTCCTTGTCTGTTTTGGAAAGAGGGTTCTTACACATCACagatttaaatagtgtatatgaTAGTTATGCAGAAAAAAcgcgaccagcgaccacaattctcttgcCCAGCAACGGAcacaaacctgtattaagcacccttacacagggctacTGTAACAGAGTGGATTTAGTGAGTTTGTATGCACATTTGATTTGAATTTTCACTtacacatatttttattattttgcactttattttaatttgtacctTCAAGTTTTATGATTTAGAATTGAGCACCTTATTTTTTGTGTCATATTACATcatctggcttttacagtgtatgtaagacacacataattacaggaaagcatgtcagagacaaatagaaaattcatatgggccctcttttaagagaccacctgtgttaagaagCCACTAAGTGTCCTTTGAGTGGTCTCTGAATACAGGTTTGACTGGATTacccagaacaaaaaaaaaattacattaaattatgtcacaaaatgctgatAGGAAACAGAAGTAGGGAAACAGCAGGAatgtaaacatgttttaatgGAAGTATATCTTTGTAGAGGATGTTGGTAAAACACATATAGCTCTTTCAAAGCAATCAATTGCATAAGTCTATAGAATGGGACCTACTTTAAAAGTCTAAACAgcataagacttttttttttaagtcaatacATAGTAAATTACTTGGGAAACATTATTCAGATTATAGAGCTTGAGTTATTTTTGAGCCATTCATTTTGAGATTAATACAGTAGACCTCCAATAATAATGCATTTGTAGAAACATTTATTCTAACAGAAATCAATAACAATCCTTAAAATGTGGAAAGAAAACGAAATGTCCAACATCTGATTTGGGTAGCTTATCAGCAGTGACAGATGCAGTTGAAAGGGAAGTGTCATGTTATTTAGAGATATTGGGAAATTATTTTAACCTTCATCTTTTGTCAAGGGGTGCCATGGCTTAATCTGCtgcgcaatgggagtcttatctgTCCCCATTACTGGCAGTATGTTATAAGGCGCTTATCACAGGTCACAGCTTGCCTCGGAGGTATCTCTTAGTAAGACTGCTCTCAAAGAAAGGTAGCAGATCTTCAACATCAAAGACTCCATCAAACCTTGGCTTCTTCCCCAAAGCCAAAACAGCAACAAGTAAAGCCAAAGTTGCAGTAAGCCCCCATATCAGATAGGATTTGCCAGTTTTGGGCTCCTCATATGTGAAGAAATGCAAACGTCCTGGCAGCCCTGGATTGGCTTGGCCAGTGTGGCGTGCTGGGTTAATGAAATAGTGCAATGGAACCGTGAATACATCACTCACTTCATCTGGACTGGGTTGGGCTTGGAAGGTCTCCTCAACGAAAACCATCACTGGTGTTACTAAAATGCCTGccttggggggagggggggcagcgTATCCGACTgccgtgggaccagagtaagggtggatatgtaagaAATTGGATGAatgaattctgttttaaatcccattatacacagctgtaacaattactatattcacacaattattgttttgagattcagcttttattagggagctcccctaaatcccttgtttagaaagatacagggtattaatactTGTGACGGAGTAGCCGTCTACcttgtgggtgcatgcattcgctgctgagtgtcaggcaggagatcgagacagaggttgaagttgatacgctgAACAGCTCACCTgacacggagcacatacaacacagtgtacgaaaactttggtgggatctacaatctctgaactaatctcctctgttcaataataaactaacgttgctgaagagcttgaacatggatatgcgacggattactgcaTTTTTTTCTATCCACAAGGGCAGTGCTGCATGGGGAAAGGTTAACTGTTACATTGTAATGTACCAAAAGTATTAAGAGATTAGACACGTTTCTGAAAGCTCTACTGAGGAGACAGGGGTGCTTTAAATTGTTCTGGTTGTATCATAGGGATACACTATACACTAAAAGTAATTTTAATAGTATTTGGATCTATATAAGGACGGGACAGAGATTTACCTTGCTAATAACTGGAACAAGTCTGCCAATGACTTTCATCTTGTCTGGTGTAAGACCTATTTCCTCCCTGGCCGGAGAGATGTGTCGATTTCATCGTGGTTCTTTGGCCCACACTTACCTCCAGCAAAgcatccccccctcccccaaaagaaaaaacatatactGTTCAGGGTGAACACAGTCTGTTGGTCACTTTGCATTGAAGAGGTGGAAAAATCATTCAGTGCAGAGCATGGAGATGTGGCATTTTAAACCTTCTCTTCCATTTACGTTATAGAATTATGCCACGTGGGTTGAAATGCTTCTGAAAGATGTGCTGTatgtacagtaaaacaataaGGGGTAACCTGAATTTATGTTGTATGACACCCAGACCAAACCCTATGCAGTAGAGTATAGGACACTAACAGCATGCACTCATAATACTGTAGGTGGTGTTGTTCACAGATATACTGTAATAACAGGAGGAGTGGACTGAATTAGCATTAACACAACATTTCCCTAAAAACGGTGCAAAGTGCACTTCGAAGTAAAGATCTTTAGCATTTTCTCCAGGATTTCTTTCAATACCCATAAAGAAAAATCAGGATGGACAAAGATCCAGAAAGATGATTTTACACAGCAACGAATAACAGTGACATTAAATCTACTATTATAGCTTTTGGAAGCACCACTCCTCATTCCTCTGCCTAGCTCAGGTTGCTGTATAACCATTTCCATAACTTTctccaaaataacaaaacaaagaagaagaaaaaaattataGATTTGTATATACTGAACATGGAAGCTGAATGTGTACATGAGGTCAACAGTTGTATGGTATTAAAAATGTGACTGGATATATTTTCCAATATGCAAATGTTGAGTACAGTACATTTCCTTTCTAGGTTTGGTAATAGCTTACATGCTCTACAGCACAAAATAATTGACTTTACTTTTGAGTGCACAATTAATGTACAGTAACGGTACAGGCCATCTGAGTGAATAAAATATTCCTGATCAGGTATTTAACATCGTTTTGTCATTGTCATGCTACATTCGTTCTCAGTACCCCCCCCCCAGGATGAAAGTGGATTTAAGTGGCATTTGTTTCAACTGTTATTCTGTCTTCAATTGCTTTCGACCTCCTCTGGCATATCCATTGTCCAACGAGGACAGTCTCAAGTCTCACAAGTCTGTATTTCATCCTATTGTTTAGGAACAGCAGTAAATATTCTGAGTCCATGCATGGCTTTAATTTCATCTTTCAATGCCTGGagggaaagattaaaaaaaaaaaaaacatagtaaataGAAACCCTGACAGTTTTGAGCTTTGTTAGGTTTATAATTGCATGTGCTTTCTTGTTTTTACACACAATACCCACAGTAACtgactttttaaacaaaattaaatgaaacacaAGACCTGGTTGACCAGCTGGTGTTGATGtactgtttttttccccttaaatTCTTCAGATTCTATATGGATTTCATACATGGATCCACAGCCACCTAGAAAACACACAGATGTGcattaaacatttattattattattattattattattattattattattattattattattattattattccaagtCCCTTGTTATCTATTGTGCAGCCAAAAGATGAACAGCAAACTGTATTTTCTTGAACTTGAAACGGTAGGTCATTTTTGCATTCATGCAACATTCAATAAAGTGGTGGAgtagcagtgtgcagtagtggttagggctctggactcttgaccggagagttgtgggttcaatccatggtgaggacactgctgctgtacccttgagcaaggtactttacctagattgcgccagtaaaaacccaactgtataaatgaggaattgtatgtaaaaataatgtgatatctgctaacaattgtaagtcgccctggataagggcgtctgctaagaaataaataataaataataataatcctcatcAGGTCATAAAAGACTTATTATACAACAATAAAAAGTATGCCCAACACAATTGTACGTAGGGTACTTATTTATTTCTAtgatatgtattatttaaaaaataaataaaaataatgtaggaAACAAGAATGGTATCTTAAAATGCATCCCCACTGGATTGCTGTAGCCTGTATTCTGAATAGGTGTAAGATTACGGACAGTTTGAAATATGACTTGCCTGAAATATCTACTACTTTAAGAGATGCAGCCTGGGGGAACTTCTCTTTCAATAGCTGAGAGATTCTTACTTCTCCATCAGTCCCCGAGGTCACCGATCTTTGAATAAGGCTTGTAGTTAAGAGAGTCTGTAGAAGGAATACATTGTTTGAAATATGTCATCAATAACAGAAAGTATATGCAGGTCATTTTACAATAATGCGTGTTATTAAATTAGCACTCTGTATTTAAGAACAATCTTTCTACAATCAAGAATATAtattattagaaaacaattcagtatcacagtagagccatcatcgacgggcactatagCTTAAATAGAACTTCTGACGCCTTTCTCGTACATTAACGACATGTCTAAACTGCTAGGGCCCGGACCtcatcaaaactttgacaacccgctaatcgcacttaacaaaactatttaatagcgaattttttatttatttatttatttttttttgtaagtatcttcttctactcataaaaagaaaacgccattaaatacatttttgttaggTGAGATTACCGGGTTGTCGAAGTTTTGATGTGGTCCCAGCCTAGATTCTGTTAGATAACATAACactatttgccagcagacccggcgcgtattggagaccaGGCGTTTATGTTAGATCTCTAGCTTcccatgcttcatgcggtcattgagaagccgcaaccttgtagcaacatcgtaactctaTTTAAACATTACAGCAACATTGTTAAAATGTTGTgcgtcagtgggaactaagtaacagttttgttttataacaaaattaatttgtattgtacaccctcaagtgtAAAGTGAAAGTATCATTACGGtgttttttatatgcactggttaacaaggatacggtatgaaaaacattggaaaatgaacaagcagtacgaatttatatttaaaaatgaattagatctaccattgttataataataataataataataataataataataatacaaacttatacatttttttaatgaacaataaaagcattaAGTATCgttatcaaaaataatgtattgtttaatctcaaacttgtacattgttaatacaacaaaacacgttaaaatGCACCACGAGGTTTGTATCTGACCTACTTGCACGgttaaaattatcaaaacaagtaataacgtaataactgcattaaacaaacatgcattacatgtaggcattccttaaattacgttttctattgttattattattattagtattattattattattattatttattactgagagtcactttcatcgctgtcacttattccAGTTCATTACTCTCATGCTCCTCCTCaacttcctcagcttcaatggcaatgagagacccggcgtttatttacaatatttgccagcagtcCAGCGCGTATATGGAGGCAGGCGACTATTTGAAACccagcaattatttgaagttttacggtataccTACCGGTGCActacaaaaaaatgaatttgcaAGGATTTACATTTACTGTAAACTGACTGTATTGATATGATGTACTTACTCTAGTCTTGCGAAGGAGCCTGTTAATTGAATTCATTGTGAAAATTCGTTTGTATATTTTACTACCTGCACGGACTAGATAAAACAGAATAACTTTCAAAACAACCAAATCCCACAATGTCACTTTCTTTCAGTCGCAGGAACATACcgtcattaacttttttttttttttcctgtatctGGCACCCTCTGTTGATTGAGAAGGAAATCGCACGCTCCTTATATAAAGAAAAGCATTCTGCTAAAcgtaattgtatttcttctacTCAAAAACACCGATACAGCATGTGctcaaacattttacaaaaatgtatgcTCTCAGTGAattcaaaatgatttattatttctgtatttacgTCATTTATGACATGCTCATTGCATGTTAATAATATAGTTATGGACAGTGATCTTGACTAACTTTTAACATAATTAAGTATGGCAGCCATCAGAAACATTCATCATATACTGCAGCAATGAACCTAAGGTTGTGGTGGTAGAGCCTTCCacatgtcagtgctgtgtgttttacGTGTTTCAACAGCAGCCGGTTAAAGTGTCATAATGATCCCTGTATTGTACATTGAAGGAGCTAACTAATTCCGCTCTAAACAGTAACTGTATTCAAATACTACATATCAAAGATTACAATGTGGTGTAttaggaaaatataaaaaaaatgccctTTCCTAAATTCAGGTCCATTTACACTACCACACTAATGGGGCATTAGTATTGAAGTTGATAGGGGTCGTATGGAAGATGCTTAAGGTGTAATAaccaaaatattttcttttccctCCAACAAGCAAAATAATATTCGCTGTTGATCTTTTTTTGTTTCCCAGACTATATTTCCTGCCACAGCACAGTAAGTTAACTCTGTGCATTACAGGTCTTTAAACCCCTCCCAAGTTTTACATTCACATTCTGTACTGCATACAGGGGGCTATTCTTCTGACACTGGGACTGAAAGCTATTGAAGATCAGATTAGTTCATTTTCATCATTAGCATATCGAGATGAAATCAGTTTCACTTGCGAGACTGCCGGCTGGCAGCACTTAATCTCTCAAACTCCCATTAATGGTGACCAAATGAGGGTCTAATGCACAGAACGCAACCTGACTAAAATCGCATAAGCAAACATGAGGGCTGTGAATAAACTAGTGCCAGGGAAATATTGGAGGTTggtgaattaatttataaatagcgTGTATACAAAAACATCATACATACAGTTGACTTTTGTGTAATGTTGCAGGTTGTAGACTGCAAATGGAATGGATGGCACCCCCAGTTTAAATTGGAACCAGATGAGATTGAATTTCACAGACTACTGATTTCATGGCGCAGGTGGAAATGTGGAATAAGTGAGGTCAGGTGGGGTCATTTTACCAGGAAGTGAATAGGtataaaatctaaaaaataaattaagtacttgcaaaacaaaatgaCAGTGTTGTGGCAATAGGAGGGTTTTTTTTGAATGCCTTAGTTATCACACCTTTAAGGAAGCAATAGTATCATTGTTAGTATAATTGTGGAACATACATATATAGCACTTACTATATTGTATTTTGgtgttaaataattatttgtttggtCTCAAACAGCAGTGATTTATGAGGACATTTCAAAGTGAGTTTGTTCatctaaaatatttgtatttgcttgcgattgtaagtcgccctggataagggcgtctgctaagaaataaataataataataataataataataataataaaaatctaaGACGACAATGGTCTGGATTTTCACTTTGTTGAAAATGCCCCTAAGATGATTCAAGTAAAATATTCCATAAATGTAAGATAAGATAAACGTAAGTTAagagtaaaaggaaaatatgaaacaAGTGCAATTATAGAAAGAATGATTATGTTTTAGACTTTATTGAATAACAGTGTTGTCATTACAGCACAATGGCAAACAGTACCCAATACACTGTATCTGATATCCTTGAAAAGTATGAATAGATAAATACAAAATTCAGCTTCCCCTGCTTTGAGGGGGAAACAAAGTATATGCATTGAATTCAATATTACAATACACTGCTTGCAAATTAATTTCTTTCAGGTATGTAGAGCATATgtcaaacataattaaaaaaaaaaaacatctgccccaatgtataaataaaacaaatatataaaaataaaatttttgaacCAGCCTGACAGGGGAACCTTTCATcccatatatatattgtaaatataaaatacataaagacATTCATTTCTTTGGGgggcagaaaacaaaaacatacaaaagaaGTAATTCAAGCAAAATCAagtctttttttaagtttagttccTTCAGCAGAGATGTCTCACTGTTGCTGCGATCGACTCCTTGTGCCAGTCCCTTTTAAACCTTGTACTTCTGTTTGCCTTGTTCACTCATCACACAGATGTGCTTAAGAGGAGAACAAAGAAATTCAGTGTTGCATCAAACACATTCATTCATTACTAAGCAATCCTAAAAGatacaaatatacatacataaaattgGCTTATTGTGCAGTAAGCATACATTTACCCACATGCAGTATATGAAACATAATATTTTGGGATAGATTGTTTACACATACTTaaatctatatataatatatttaattataattaattattattagttaataattattttaagtgTTTGCAGCCCAACTATCAGAATCGGTTTTCTGTGCCAAAAAGTGATATCGAAAGGCTGTAGTTTATATTATAAATCAGAAACCACAATTTTTTCTGTGCTGAAATTCAAGCCTACTTGTTATTGTTAGTGTCGTGGTATCAATAAAATGTTAGTATCATGCTATTgttatgatttcatttttttagcTTAGTCCAAAAATGTGAAAACATTTTGTATGAACTCACACTTAAATCCCTGAAATATTCATTGTAATCCAGGGCATATCCCACTACAAATTTATCAGGAATTTCAAACCCTGTATCTGTAAATATAAAGATTGAAATAATTGGCAAGTGTTAAAAGtacaatatacatttttacacTTCAATGTTCAGTTTTTATTTCATGCCAATTAGTTTAAGTGATTCCTAAAAAAACAGATTTGCAGAGCatcaaggatatatatatatatatatatatatatatatatataaatactgggAATGATTAGAATGAGCTTTAATTACAGTCACATTTATTcagcatataatatatacacaaatacacacacactgctgtgcaaaagacatgtggtatccgaagcatactcatcaagtacagagaaacatcatctgtaattgacaaacccaggactggaagacccaaaaagctgatACCACACCTTGCAAATCCAGTGATGCAAACTattttcactcaatgtttttccttctttatgcaagtcaaggttgttctaATAGCAGAAAACcctagtggaggctttgattaaattgttgatgctcataatgcatgagagtagaaaaatgcaacatgtctaagacttttgcacagcagtgtatataaaacctgcatttgtttaataaagaaagTGTATAAATTAGAAGTTTCTGTCCTGATGAAATTAGCGGTTTAACTATACCTAGTAAAATTTTTACTTTGTTTCAGATGTAAACAGCATAAAGAACAATGCTTACAGTCTGGTCTGTAGCCTGAGCTTCTTGGAGTTCTTTTGACCAGAAGGCTGTAACAACAAATACTTATTAAAATAAAGTCCAGAGTTGAGAGACTTTAAAAGAGCTTCTACAGAAGTGGAATTTATTAACACTgtatagtccaagattagtactaaacaggggtctgtgaaaccatttGGTAAAACTCAATTCCCTGGACCTTTTTAACAGCTAACACCTAAACTTTAGCATGGCATGATGGATTTGCCTTGTACAGTGGAAGCCTCTTTATGTGATAATATGTGTTATTGCTTTATCAGTAAAGGGGCTGCAATATCCATTTACAATATGCAGTTGATTCAATTCAAATGTGATTCTATCAAGCGGTTTTCACAGATCAGTAATTGTGCCGTTTACCATGTACGGCAAATACAAACCATGATTACATCCATGGATAACTGTAATCTACTATGGTTTATCACACGGCGTACAAAAAGACCTCACAGTCGTGTTGCAGCacaatttaaaactgaaatacattTCCTGGTTTTGGATAACCATTACGGGATAACTCACAGCCTCAAAGTCATTGATGCAAGATTAAGGGTTTAAGAGCACCCAATATAAAATAGACTTAGTGGGTAAAGACTACCATAGACTTAAAGTGGTTGACTTAATCAGACATGAGCTTTTAAGCCATTTAATAACAATTGTAATAAAATAGGCAAAGCTGGTTTTACTTTTCTACTGCAGCAATGATCAGATTTCTACAGCATGAAGCTCACGTTTGCCAAACAGATTATGTGAAGTATATGTACTGCTTCACAAGTTATTTATCTCATGAACATAAAACCTAAGGATGTACCACACAATGTAAATACATGGCACCCAAGATGTAGGGCCTGGTTCTCCACTGTGggtaaattgtgcattttgttccCCACCTAGGGGAAAAACATATGCCACTGTCTTCATTAACTGAGCAAATCA
Encoded proteins:
- the bola3 gene encoding bolA-like protein 3 isoform X2: MTTLLTTSLIQRSVTSGTDGEVRISQLLKEKFPQAASLKVVDISGGCGSMYEIHIESEEFKGKKTVHQHQLVNQALKDEIKAMHGLRIFTAVPKQ
- the bola3 gene encoding bolA-like protein 3 isoform X1; this encodes MNSINRLLRKTRTLLTTSLIQRSVTSGTDGEVRISQLLKEKFPQAASLKVVDISGGCGSMYEIHIESEEFKGKKTVHQHQLVNQALKDEIKAMHGLRIFTAVPKQ